One genomic segment of Styela clava chromosome 3, kaStyClav1.hap1.2, whole genome shotgun sequence includes these proteins:
- the LOC120343156 gene encoding RNA-binding protein 48-like codes for MTTIDDENGDLEESIEKLPTHHKKLEYCLTRREYRKGKRSTAVKVFTVNSESQYIMVRNVHATGLEKELVNLFSKYGTVVKCETIDEYPKEPFTQVFLVKFQDIQAARVAKRKADEMYFFGSMLHVFYAPEHETVDETRNKLMQRRIAVVSRLRNLAKEKNHKLKGRDKVSKEFETPGHTKSSMLSDKIKLKGDISSRGNFAKLTSSMLCTEFLPATSKKRLLIPQQPTNNFLHQHKDRNMAPSSVNTDQSNQASSSKPKFIVKPGYIRPNKS; via the exons ATGACGACCATCGATGATGAGAACGGAGATCTTGAAGAAAGTATAGAAAAGCTTCCGACCCATCACAAGAAACTTGAGTATTGTTTAACGAGGAGGGAATACCGAAAAGGAAAACGTTCTACAGCTGTTAAG GTTTTTACTGTTAATTCGGAATCTCAATACATCATGGTGAGAAATGTACATGCTACGGGTCTAGAAAAAGAATTGGTGAATCTTTTTTCAAAGTATGGCACAGTAGTTAAGTGTGAAACTATTGATGAATATCCAAAAGAACCATTTACACAAGTCTTTCTGGTAAAATTTCAAGATATACAAGCTGCCAG AGTAGCGAAACGTAAAGCAGATGAGATGTATTTTTTTGGATCGATGTTGCATGTTTTTTATGCACCTGAACATGAAACAGTGGATGAGACGAGAAATAAATTGATGCAAAGAAGAATAGCTGTTGTCTCTAGACTTCGTAAtttagcaaaagaaaaaaatcacaAGCTCAAAG GCCGAGACAAAGTATCCAAAGAGTTTGAAACGCCAGGACATACAAAAAGTTCAATGCTATCTGATAAGATCAAACTTAAGGGTGATATTTCTTCAAGgggaaattttgcaaaattgacGTCTTCAATGCTTTGCACTGAGTTTTTGCCTGCTACCTCAAAGAAACGATTGCTAATTCCACAACAACCAACTAATAATTTTCTCCATCAGCATAAAGATAGAAATATGGCACCAAGTAGTGTAAATACTGACCAAAGTAATCAAGCAAGTTCAAGCAAACCCAAATTTATAGTAAAGCCAGGGTATATTCGTCCGAACAAGTCGTGA